One window from the genome of Streptococcus parasanguinis encodes:
- a CDS encoding beta-ketoacyl-ACP synthase III, with the protein MVFAKISQVAHYAPDQVVSNDDLAEIMDTSDEWISSRTGIFRRHISKDETTSDLATIVAQRLLAKANLDAEEIDFIVVATITPDSLMPSTAARVQANIGASRAFAFDLTAACSGFVFALATAEKYISSGMYRRGIVIGSETLSKVLDWSDRSTSVLFGDGAGGVLLEASDQKSFLAENLFTDGSRGASLESCYLGLSSPYSDDVSDRRYLTMDGRAVFDFAIRDVTKSIQKIIADASMEAEEIDYFLLHQANDRMLDKMSKKLGVSREKIPANMMEYGNTSAASIPILLSECVENHRIKMDGSQKILLTGFGGGLTWGTLLVTI; encoded by the coding sequence ATGGTCTTTGCTAAAATTAGTCAAGTTGCTCATTATGCACCTGACCAAGTCGTATCAAATGATGATTTGGCTGAGATCATGGATACAAGTGATGAATGGATCAGTAGTCGGACAGGTATCTTTCGGCGTCACATTTCAAAAGATGAGACGACAAGTGATCTAGCAACAATTGTTGCACAAAGATTATTAGCAAAAGCAAACTTAGATGCTGAGGAAATTGATTTCATCGTTGTTGCTACGATTACTCCAGACAGCTTAATGCCATCAACTGCAGCCCGGGTACAAGCTAATATTGGAGCTTCTCGAGCTTTTGCCTTTGATCTGACTGCAGCATGTAGCGGATTTGTATTTGCATTAGCCACTGCTGAAAAATACATTTCTTCAGGTATGTACCGGCGAGGAATTGTGATCGGTAGTGAGACGCTTTCAAAAGTATTAGACTGGTCAGACCGTTCCACTTCAGTCCTTTTTGGAGATGGAGCTGGTGGTGTCTTGCTTGAAGCAAGCGATCAAAAATCGTTTTTGGCTGAGAATCTTTTTACAGATGGTAGCCGAGGTGCTAGTCTTGAGTCTTGCTATTTGGGGCTGTCTTCCCCTTATTCAGATGACGTTTCTGATCGAAGATATCTGACAATGGATGGACGGGCAGTTTTTGATTTTGCCATTCGTGATGTCACGAAAAGTATTCAAAAAATTATAGCAGACGCCTCTATGGAAGCAGAAGAGATTGACTATTTTCTGTTACACCAGGCGAATGACCGTATGTTAGATAAGATGTCAAAAAAACTGGGTGTCTCTAGAGAGAAAATCCCAGCAAATATGATGGAATATGGGAACACTAGTGCTGCTAGTATCCCCATTCTATTATCGGAGTGTGTCGAGAATCATCGAATCAAGATGGATGGAAGTCAAAAAATTCTTCTAACAGGATTCGGTGGAGGTTTGACATGGGGCACACTTCTTGTTACAATCTAG
- the fabT gene encoding fatty acid biosynthesis transcriptional regulator FabT yields the protein MNYQLVNDYLTSIFNNVLVIEESSLRASRFKDVSIKEMHTIDVIGSTPNATPSDISRELMVTLGTVTTSLNNLERKGYIERRRSEVDRRVVHLSLTKNGRLLYRLHQQFHKRMVNQIIGDMSPEEKKVMQKGLQNLYRFLEEIK from the coding sequence TTGAATTACCAATTAGTTAACGACTATTTAACATCCATCTTTAATAATGTTTTGGTTATTGAGGAGTCGAGTCTAAGAGCAAGTCGATTCAAAGATGTTTCTATTAAAGAAATGCATACGATCGATGTGATTGGTTCGACACCGAATGCAACCCCGAGTGATATTTCACGGGAGTTGATGGTGACTTTGGGGACTGTCACGACAAGTTTGAATAATCTTGAGCGCAAAGGGTATATCGAAAGAAGAAGATCGGAAGTTGATCGCCGGGTTGTACACTTGAGTTTAACGAAGAACGGTCGTCTACTTTATCGTCTTCATCAGCAATTCCATAAACGGATGGTCAACCAGATTATTGGAGATATGAGTCCCGAAGAGAAGAAAGTGATGCAAAAAGGATTGCAAAATCTGTATCGTTTCTTGGAGGAAATTAAATAA
- the fabM gene encoding trans-2-decenoyl-ACP isomerase produces the protein MMFETILYSVENDLATISLNRPEVSNGFNIPMCQEILAALEDAEKNEEVKFIILSAEGKIFSVGGDLSEMKRAVDADDIESLVLIAELVNTISKKIKQLPKPVIMVADGAVAGAAANIAVAVDFCIISDRTKFIQAFVGVGLAPDAGGLFLLGKAIGMSRATHLVMTGEALTAEKAFDYGLAYRVCESERLDKTVEQLLKKLRRGSSNSYAAMKEMVWEAFLKEWDQYAGLELDLQKKLAFTEDFKEGVIAYSEKRRPQFKGK, from the coding sequence GTGATGTTTGAAACAATTTTGTATTCTGTCGAAAACGACCTCGCGACAATCTCTTTAAATCGTCCTGAAGTATCCAATGGTTTTAACATTCCAATGTGTCAGGAAATTTTAGCTGCCCTGGAAGATGCAGAAAAAAATGAGGAAGTAAAATTCATTATTCTATCAGCAGAAGGGAAAATCTTTTCAGTTGGTGGAGATTTGAGCGAAATGAAACGCGCAGTCGATGCGGATGACATCGAGTCTCTTGTTTTAATTGCCGAATTAGTTAATACGATTTCAAAGAAAATCAAGCAATTGCCAAAACCGGTTATTATGGTGGCAGATGGAGCGGTTGCTGGAGCAGCTGCTAACATTGCAGTAGCTGTTGATTTTTGTATTATTAGTGATCGGACTAAATTTATCCAAGCCTTTGTTGGGGTTGGTTTAGCACCGGATGCGGGTGGCTTATTCTTGTTAGGAAAAGCCATTGGCATGTCTCGGGCTACTCATTTAGTAATGACGGGTGAAGCCTTGACTGCTGAAAAGGCATTTGATTATGGCCTAGCTTATCGTGTTTGTGAATCTGAAAGACTCGATAAAACAGTTGAGCAATTGCTTAAAAAATTAAGAAGAGGATCTTCAAATTCTTATGCTGCCATGAAAGAAATGGTTTGGGAAGCATTCTTGAAAGAATGGGACCAATATGCGGGTCTTGAATTGGATTTGCAAAAGAAACTAGCATTTACAGAAGATTTCAAGGAAGGGGTTATTGCCTACTCTGAGAAACGTCGGCCACAATTTAAAGGAAAATAA